A DNA window from Enoplosus armatus isolate fEnoArm2 chromosome 9, fEnoArm2.hap1, whole genome shotgun sequence contains the following coding sequences:
- the LOC139289797 gene encoding uncharacterized protein, producing the protein MGEVRKLQKKLRQIENLEIKISLTPEERFKISRKAELRSRLAELQLQLSGPQQTLGIVGDGKKEKMKRQVEDAPEALPSQTPPASKILKGEEESKAQATPAPAARQRETGGGAEIDRQQERTEPAKVSDHCRDVSAGSPDFDNEQQLRQQEAAFTSLKSSWEKAKFRLRLLAGHNDIVTCVVAVDNLVVSGSRDTTVKVWHVPTATEHKNLGGHTSGVTCLSAPPPEYCKRLAWSLSLSDKERFILSGSADCYVKIWALSIGQCVKSIYTFNAVTALCFVPEEDGYIITGSDGGKVQAWSWHTFENCQSINAHQEAVTSIQSQGPLVFSGSAEGGVSVWENRCSDRDPLRLLHNWSGQVTACGGGPGGRLTLSPRGDRVFLAYGRAWLKILYWRTGTMSRLTNHSSITGVTDCVHQTGGLLIGSCYDLANGESSLNLFSQPQCRYLASLTWPDAPRILCFAAWTTGSGDHRWVTGGRNLIVWEQLPSSGKQRGDITAKRDTRLESCLLESEGDTEDDEDTDDYEDDDDDNGEGKDGQSEGAEDGAPGSWWRCVLQ; encoded by the exons ATCTCCAGGAAGGCGGAGCTGCGTTCCAGATTGGCtgagcttcagctgcagctttctGGCCCGCAGCAAACTCTGGGGATTGTGGGAGACggaaaaaaggagaagatgAAAAGACAAGT GGAGGATGCCCCCGAGGCCCTTCCATCACAAACGCCTCCAGCCTCCAAGATCCTTAAGGGAGAAGAGGAGTCCAAAGCTCAAGCAACGCCAGCACCGGCTGCCaggcagagggagacaggagggggagcagagatagacagacagcaggaaagGACGGAGCCGGCCAAGGTGTCAGATCACTGCCGAGACGTGTCAGCGGGCTCTCCTGATTTTGACAATGAGCAGCAACTTCGACAGCAAG AAGCTGCATTTACATCCCTCAAATCGTCGTGGGAGAAGGCAAAGTTTCGCTTGAGGCTGTTGGCGGGTCACAATGACATCGTCACCTGTGTGGTTGCCGTTGACAACCTGGTCGTTTCTGGAAG CCGAGATACGACAGTGAAGGTGTGGCACGTTCCCACGGCAACAGAGCACAAGAACCTGGGGGGTCACACTAGTGgggtcacctgtctgtctgcacctcCCCCTGAGTACTGCAAGAGGCTgg CCTGGTCCCTGTCTTTGTCCGACAAGGAGAGGTTTATTTTGAGTGGCTCGGCTGACTGCTATGTGAAGATCTGGGCCCTGAGCATTG GGCAATGTGTTAAGTCTATTTACACGTTCAACGCTGTGACTGCGCTCTGCTTCGTGCCAGAGGAAGACGGCTACATCATCACTGGatcag ACGGGGGGAAAGTTCAAGCCTGGAGCTGGCACACTTTTGAAAACTGCCAATCAATCAACGCTCACCAGGAAGCAGTCACTTCGATCCAG TCTCAGGGTCCGCTGGTGTTCAGCGGCTCGGCTGAGGGAGGGGTCTCTGTGTGGGAGAACCGGTGTTCGGATCGAGACCCCCTGAGGCTGCTGCACAACTGGAGCGGCCAGGTGACGGCCTGCGGAGGGGGGCCTGGCGGGCGTCTCACCCTCAGCCCGCGGGGAGACCGAGTGTTCCTGGCTTACGGTCGAGCCTGGCTCAAGATCCTGTACTGGAGGACCG GAACGATGTCCagactgaccaatcacagcagcaTCACCGGGGTAACAGATTGTGTTCACCAGACAGGAGGCCTCCTAATTGGCTCCTGCTATGACCTGGCGAATGGAGAGAGCTCTCTAAATT TATTCTCTCAGCCTCAGTGTCGGTACCTGGCCTCTCTGACCTGGCCCGATGCTCCCAGAATCCTCTGCTTTGCGGCGTGGACCACAGGGAGCGGAGACCACCGGTGGGTCACTGGAGGTCGCAACCTCATCGTATGGGAGCAGCTCCCCAGTTCTGGAAAGCAGAG GGGTGACATCACAGCAAAGAGAGACACTCGATTGGAGTCCTGTTTGCTGGAGTCAGAGGGGGACACAGAAGATGATGAGGACACTGAtg ATTACGAggacgatgatgatgacaacGGTGAAGGAAAAGACGGCCAGTCTGAAGGAGCGGAGGATGGCGCTCCCGGCTCCTGGTGGCGCTGCGTTCTCCAGTGA
- the pianp gene encoding PILR alpha-associated neural protein has translation MERCSPVARLTTLRCLISLLLVTQPSTCNRDDSEGEEQVDALSVQLSVTAQVTPTPLWAVVWGPTQPLEDETYHFISSQETDPLHKHGNQPEASTATSKDWPHPDASMQPQEEASRESRGKEGVEDGGTEAEETEPEEVDPQFYVTVTISSLLILMAVIVTAKLCYDHSCSQHPPPLSRGVAPPLSLALPRSLASEDSRQTLHSTSSSFTDRER, from the exons ATGGAGAGATG CTCTCCTGTCGCACGACTGACTACCCTTCGCTGCCTCATTTCCCTCCTCCTGGTGACACAGCCCTCCACCTGTAACCGTGACGACAGTGAGGGCGAGGAGCAGGTGGACGCCCTGTCGGTCCAGCTGTCCGTCACCGCCCAGGTCACACCCACCCCTCTGTGGGCGGTGGTCTGGGGTCCCACGCAGCCTCTGGAGGATGAGACCTACCACTTCATCTCCAGCCAGGAAACTGACCCCCTGCACAAGCATGGGAACCAGCCGGAGGCCAGCACCGCCACGTCCAAGGACTGGCCTCATCCTGACGCAAGCATGCAGCCCCAAGAGGAGGCATCTAGGGAATCTAGGGGCAAGGAGGGAGTGGAGGACGGAGGGACGGAGGCGGAGGAGACGGAGCCTGAGGAAG tggaCCCTCAGTTCTACGTCACCGTGACCATCTCCTCGCTCCTCATCCTGATGGCAGTCATCGTTACAGCCAAACTCTG TTACGATCACAGCTGTTCCCAGCATCCGCCCCCGCTTTCCCGTGGCGTGgctccccccctctccctcgcGCTCCCTCGTTCCCTCGCTTCGGAGGACAGCCGGCAGACGTTGcacagcacctcctcctccttcaccgaCAGGGAGAGGTAA
- the cops7a gene encoding COP9 signalosome complex subunit 7a, which yields MEVEQLLSLSGSALAQAVSSLLETPGLYVFSDILELPNVRELENGPHAPVYQLLNLFAYGTYCDYKERAASLPELTPAQRNKLRHLSIISLASNLKCLPYSLLLQQLELKNVRELEDLLIDAVYCDIIQGKLDQRNQQVEVDCSVGRDLGPNELPNIINTLQEWCTGCEAVLCGIEEQVSRANQYRESQLKVKVQVETEVSNLQKTLKASAASPSSGPAPAGAASNQDADQPAEPRDPASSQEPRQPGKKSSKVKGLRGSGKIWSKSN from the exons ATGGAGGTGGAGCAGCTCCTGTCTCTGTCAGGCTCAGCACTGGCCCAGGCTGTCAGCTCTCTTCTGGAGACCCCAGGCCTCTACGTCTTCTCTGACATCCTGGAGCTGCCTAATGTCAGAGAG CTGGAGAATGGCCCTCATGCACCGGTGTACCAGCTCCTGAACCTCTTTGCCTATGGAACCTACTGCGACTACAAAG AGAGAGCAGCCTCTCTTCCAGAGTTGACTCCcgcacagagaaacaaactcCGCCATCTGTCCATCATCAGCCTGGCATCCAACCTCAAG tgCCTGCCATACTCgctgctcctgcagcagctcgAGCTGAAGAATGTGAGGGAGCTGGAGGACCTGCTGATCGATGCCGTTTACTGTGACATCATCCAGGGCAAACTGGACCAGAGGAaccagcaggtggaggtggactgCAGCGTGGGTCGTGACCTTGGCCCCAACGAGCTCCCAAACATAATCAACACGCTGCAGGAGTG gtgtaCAGGGTGTGAGGCGGTGCTGTGTGGTATTGAAGAGCAGGTTTCGAGGGCAAACCAGTACAGAGAGAGCCAGTTAAAGGTCAAAGTCCAAGTGGAAACAGAG GTGTCAAACCTACAGAAAACGTTAAAGGCCAGCGCCGCCTCTCCGTCGTCAGGCCCCGCCCCTGCTGGAGCCGCCTCCAATCAGGACGCAGACCAGCCTGCAGAGCCACGAGACCCCGCCTCCTCTCAGGAACCACGACAGCCAGGCAAAAAAAGTTCAAAGGTGAAAGG GCTGCGCGGCAGTGGGAAGATCTGGTCCAAGTCCAACTGA
- the cldc1 gene encoding CD209 antigen-like protein C, protein MEERESYTSLQDFTEQPTPGGNRPILQHSYGSQGLKRGVECLKSQTVLLMVIGFLASICANIVLTVLLIGRPVPGAPLDSAPLNLKLTLVQRRYIQLCEDYTALGQSCSKTVKQCRECPEGWLHVGDQCYHFSSDKLDWLRSRDSCAEMGSHLTILHTIEQHDALEKEAKRIGGFDYHFWIGLSDIEKEGDWRWVDNTTLQHKYWDQWSSEPDNHQSGGEHGEDCATLDSHSKAWFDVPCDHIYKRICQMDAIQLN, encoded by the exons atggaggaaagagaaagctACACCAGCCTGCAGGATTTCACAGAGCAGCCGACACCTGGGGGTAACAGGCCCATTCTCCAACACAGCTACg GCTCCCAGGGACTGAAGCGGGGTGTTGAGTGTTTGAAGAGTCAGACTGTTCTGCTGATGGTTATTGGCTTTTTGGCCTCCATCTGCGCCAACATCGTACTCACCGTACTCT TGATTGGCAGGCCGGTGCCAGGTGCCCCCTTGGACTCTGCACCTCTGAATTTGAAACTAACTTTGGTGCAGAGACGTTACATCCAACTGTGTGAGGACTACACCGCCTTGGGACAGAGCTGCTCAAAGACAG TTAAGCAGTGCAGGGAGTGTCCTGAAGGATGGCTTCATGTCGGGGATCAGTGTTACCACTTCAGCAGTGACAAACTGGACTGGCTGAGGAGCAGAGACAGCTGTGCAGAGATGGGCAGCCATCTTACCATATTGCACACCATTGAAcagcat GACGCTCTGGAAAAAGAAGCCAAGAGAATTGGTGGATTTGATTACCACTTCTGGATCGGCCTGTCTGATATAGAGAAGGAAGGAGACTGGAGATGGGTGGACAACACAACATTGCAACACAA ataTTGGGATCAGTGGAGCTCAGAGCCAGATAACCACCAGTCAGGCGGGGAACATGGAGAGGACTGTGCCACCTTAGACAGCCACTCAAAGGCATGGTTTGATGTTCCTTGTGATCACATTTATAAACGGATCTGCCAGATGGATGCCATTCAGCTCAACTGA
- the LOC139289813 gene encoding C-type lectin domain family 4 member E-like — MMNLIKSKGTLGIRGHIILYVLISLLASEARSQAADSPEEELSSLKLKLSLLKNRYRHLCNLYSNLAPTCLAPVINCTECPDRWLHVGDHCFFLSTDKQTWSNSTDKCAEIGGHLAILTTREQHEAVEKEGRRIGGLYTNYWIGLSDIEGEGEWKWVNGSTLENPFWNVAISEPDNNLSGGPEGEDCVVVDSYTQTWYDVPCSFLYPRICQMDAIPLP, encoded by the exons ATGATGAACCTCATCAAAAGTAAAG GCACCCTGGGAATCAGAGGCCACATCATCCTCTATGTTCTCATCAGCCTGTTGGCTTCTGAAGCCAGGTCTCAGGCTGCGGACAGTCCGGAAGAAGAGCTGTCCTCTCTGAAGCTGAAACTGAGCCTTTTGAAGAATCGCTACAGACACCTGTGCAATCTCTACTCCAACCTGGCACCCACCTGCTTGGCTCCAG TGATCAATTGCACCGAGTGTCCTGACAGGTGGCTTCATGTAGGGGACCACTGCTTCTTCCTCAGCACTGACAAACAAACCTGGTCAAATAGTACAGATAAGTGTGCAGAGATAGGCGGCCATCTTGCCATCTTGACCACCAGAGAACAGCAT GAAGCTGTTGAAAAAGAAGGCAGAAGGATTGGAGGGTTGTACACAAACTACTGGATCGGACTGTCTGACATTGAGGGTGAAGGAGAGTGGAAATGGGTGAACGGCTCAACACTTGAAAACCC ATTTTGGAACGTGGCGATATCAGAGCCAGACAACAACCTGTCTGGTGGGCCGGAAGGGGAGGACTGTGTGGTGGTGGACAGCTACACTCAGACCTGGTATGATGTTCCCTGCTCCTTCTTGTACCCCCGAATCTGTCAGATGGATGCCATCCCGCTCCCGTGA